In Papaver somniferum cultivar HN1 chromosome 1, ASM357369v1, whole genome shotgun sequence, a genomic segment contains:
- the LOC113327013 gene encoding uncharacterized membrane protein DDB_G0293934-like: MGPEPTNNHKKNNNHSSDQRQLDHEVRDMLSTLTNRLTDLHSNNKSSDHQSIHVGGAGGEDEEEHGVRIITLAGTNMGATMKAESSDDQKSSYGISPATFDNEAMTAYANSNFQAINNSIMLGGSYKCKDPGVHMETSDYLEETHRHHRNHKHRNNKGKSKDDIGGTSSSKKNSTSSDESSSSDSDDN; the protein is encoded by the coding sequence ATGGGTCCTGAGCCAACAAATaatcacaagaaaaataacaaccaTTCATCGGATCAACGACAACTAGATCATGAAGTTCGTGATATGTTATCAACTTTGACTAATCGTCTAACCGATCTTCACTCGAACAATAAGTCATCTGATCATCAGTCGATTCATGTAGGTGGTGCTGGtggtgaagatgaagaagaacatggtgtaAGAATCATAACACTTGCCGGTACCAATATGGGCGCGACTATGAAAGCAGAGTCGTCGGATGATCAGAAGTCATCTTATGGGATTTCACCAGCGACATTTGATAATGAAGCAATGACTGCATACGCGAACAGTAATTTCCAAGCTATTAATAACTCGATAATGCTTGGTGGAAGTTATAAGTGTAAAGATCCTGGGGTTCATATGGAAACATCTGATTATCTTGAAGAAACTCATCGTCATCATCGTAATCATAAGCATCGAAACAACAAAGGAAAATCAAAGGATGACATTGGAGGAACTTCTTCGTCCAAAAAGAACTCAACTTCTAGTGATGAATCAAGCAGCAGTGATAGTGATGATAATTGA